From Electrophorus electricus isolate fEleEle1 chromosome 8, fEleEle1.pri, whole genome shotgun sequence, the proteins below share one genomic window:
- the hivep1 gene encoding zinc finger protein 40 isoform X3 — MPRTKQNNPKNLKDKIEEAQKELKEPRGSQKGRNEGIGRGSDGIKGLKRKKIVAENQLKKIPKSPVKKQSQSKKPVSPSSCTSFKKATSSSLFSKNLIDSSPKSTQDSEDDQQETLSETTVKVENKNLTTLEPKVLVHTRGVEQTCVGELVQTKSWSEKTSAKGTTRSRTADPLEVLLKAMEPDFNTLTEKKTCNPIGQLGKSSSIPAAHSETSKKILYTQAITTSLKSDILTYSGKLKDILPKVLNQPKLPSSENCSKAKPASELSQETDSSKTEPRRVKIFDGGYKSNEEYVYVRGRGRGKYICEECGIRCKKPSMLRKHIRTHSDVRPYHCAQCNFSFKTKGNLTKHMKSKAHSKKCMEMGVAIGIIEDQETEDSGGRAGSADRPDSDGDDSDGPDDEDNDGEEEDEEDSQAESGLSATPSVSASPQHLSSNQADPVPSSLLAQMSISPSPHHEPLTQAPASESQASDIESVAMTSPVSLVRQMSISASCSSPGPSPSSFTSYPGPASESHASDTESVHMMSPVSPCRQMSIDYPDIDVPPSPPMPGKDSKLGQNGSTGFSSQPTGEPNSNVDRSTQTTSDSLQGPLHFPAPGPSHESAAGSPTPLFSYTQESGAGGPTHLFSHTHESGAGGPTHLFSHLPLHSQQPTRSPYSMVPVGGIQLVPAGLAAYSTFVPIQAGPVQLTIPAVSVIHRQASSPLPAPNTPPRPEGSPTQPLVVQDPVSSVLPCFPLGQVAGLQTLGAPQATLQPVGVETLSVVGLANSTQLVPQQSLALNAALGVQVLAASPAPQCSTASPAHIPGLQILNIALPTLIPSLSPLSTLSPLPLVPDKSSVTLPSPVVESTLDTSPSTNPPTASSRAAPPPPPPAVVAVPVTITPSVEVTLPSKVSSSRDDSMLNSATAENVTPAPQPHPSSSTEGGGECARKAPAVGASETRPPRQPITRQSVTDDYNEASSDDEDRLVIAT, encoded by the exons ATAAGATTGAGGAGGCACAGAAGGAGCTAAAGGAGCCCAGGGGTTCTCAGAAAG GCAGAAATGAAGGCATTGGCAGAGGTTCTGATGGCATCAAAGGACTAAAGAGGAAAAAGATCGTGGCTGAAAATCAGCTAAAGAAAATACCCAAGTCTCCTGTCAAGAAGCAGTCACAGAGCAAGAAGCCTGTTTCCCCATCCAGCTGTACTTCATTCAAAAAAGCAACATCGTCCTCTTTATTCTCCAAGAATCTCATTGATAGTTCCCCCAAGTCAACCCAAGACTCTGAAGATGATCAGCAGGAGACATTATCAGAGACGACAGTAAAAGTGGAGAACAAGAATTTGACCACCTTAGAGCCAAAGGTTCTTGTCCACACAAGGGGTGTGGAACAGACTTGTGTTGGAGAGTTAGTTCAGACCAAAAGCTGGAGTGAGAAGACCAGTGCCAAAGGCACGACTCGTTCTCGCACGGCTGATCCTCTGGAAGTCCTGCTCAAGGCTATGGAACCAGACTTCAACACGCTGACAGAGAAGAAGACCTGCAATCCAATTGGACAACTTGGGAAATCCTCTTCCATTCCTGCTGCCCATTCAGAG ACCTCCAAGAAAATATTGTATACCCAAGCTATAACGACAAGCTTAAAATCGGACATATTAACCTACTCTGGAAAATTAAAGGATATCTTGCCAAAG GTCTTGAATCAGCCAAAGCTTCCATCATCTGAGAATTGCAGCAAAGCAAAACCAGCCAGTGAGTTAAGCCAGGAGACAGACTCCTCCAAAACCGAGCCTCGGCGGGTGAAGATCTTTGATGGAGG tTACAAATCTAATGAagaatatgtgtatgtgaggggtcgtgggagAGGAAAGTACATCTGTGAGGAGTGTGGGATCCGCTGCAAAAAACCAAGCATGCTCCGCAAACACATCCGCACTCACTCAGATGTCCGTCCCTATCACTGTGCGCAGTGCAATTTCTCCTTCAAAACTAAAG GAAATCTTACAAAGCACATGAAGTCCAAGGCCCATAGTAAGAAGTGCATGGAGATGGGAGTTGCCATTGGCATCATTGAAGACCAGGAGACAGAAGACTCAG GAGGAAGAGCTGGCAGTGCGGATCGACCAGACTCTGATGGTGATGACTCAGATGGACCTGATGATGAGGATAATGAtggggaggaggaagacgaggaggacAGCCAGGCAGAATCGGGACTCTCTGCCacaccctctgtctctgccaGCCCCCAGCACCTCTCCTCCAACCAGGCCGACCCCGTGCCAAGCTCTCTTCTGGCCCAGATGTCCATCAGCCCGAGCCCACACCATGAACCTCTCACTCAAGCTCCAGCCTCAGAGTCCCAGGCATCTGACATTGAGTCAGTGGCTATGACCAGCCCTGTTTCATTGGTCAGACAGATGTCAATCTCTGCTTCTTGCTCTAGTCCCGGCCCCAGTCCATCCTCCTTCACCTCCTACCCCGGCCCTGCCTCAGAATCCCATGCTTCTGACACTGAGTCAGTACACATGATGAGCCCAGTCTCTCCATGCAGGCAGATGTCCATCGACTATCCTGACATTGATGTGCCCCCTAGTCCCCCCATGCCGGGCAAGGACTCCAAGCTCGGCCAG AATGGTTCAACAGGCTTTTCTTCACAGCCCACAGGTGAGCCTAACTCCAATGTCGACCGCAGCACTCAGACCACCTCAGACAGCCTTCAGGGACCTTTGCACTTCCCAGCCCCAGGTCCCTCCCATGAGTCTGCAGCTGgaagccccaccccccttttCAGCTACACCCAAGAATCTGGAGCTGGAGGCCCCACACACCTCTTCAGCCACACCCACGAGTCTGGAGCTGGAGGCCCCACCCACCTTTTCAGCCACCTCCCTCTGCACTCCCAGCAGCCAACCCGCTCTCCGTACAGCATGGTACCTGTCGGTGGCATTCAGCTGGTGCCTGCTGGTTTGGCTGCATATTCCACCTTTGTGCCCATCCAGGCTGGGCCTGTCCAGCTCACCATCCCAGCTGTCAGCGTTATCCACCGACAGGCTAGCAGTCCTCTGCCAGCTCCCAACACCCCGCCACGGCCAGAGGGTTCACCCACGCAGCCCCTGGTGGTGCAGGATCCTGTCAGCAGCGTCCTACCCTGCTTCCCTCTGGGCCAGGTGGCAGGGCTTCAGACTCTTGGGGCTCCCCAGGCCACACTGCAGCCTGTGGGTGTGGAGACACTGAGTGTGGTTGGTCTGGCTAACTCCACTCAGCTTGTGCCTCAGCAAAGCCTGGCACTAAATGCAGCTTTGGGTGTGCAGGTGCTGGCTGCCAGCCCAGCGCCTCAGTGCAGCACAGCCTCCCCGGCTCACATTCCTGGCCTGCAGATCCTCAACATTGCCCTACCTACACTCATTCCTTCCCTCAGCCCTCTCTCTACTCTCAGCCCACTCCCTCTGGTGCCAGACAAGTCCTCAGTTACCCTACCTTCTCCAGTAGTGGAGTCTACCCTCGACACCTCTCCCTCCACTAACCCACCCACAGCCAGCTCGAGAgctgcaccaccaccaccaccaccagctgTAGTGGCAGTTCCAGTCACTATAACGCCCTCGGTGGAAGTGACTTTGCCAAGCAAGGTTAGCTCAAGTAGAGATGACAGCATGTTAAATTCAGCTACAGCAGAAAATGTGACACCAGCACCACAACCGCACCCCTCCTCATCCactgagggtgggggtgagtgtgccCGTAAAGCACCAGCAGTAGGGGCCAGTGAAACAAGACCGCCAAGGCAACCCATCACCAGGCAGTCAGTTACTGATGACTACAATGAAGCCTCCAGTGATGACGAAGATAGACTTGTCATTGCTACCTGA
- the hivep1 gene encoding zinc finger protein 40 isoform X1, translating to MPRTKQNNPKNLKDKIEEAQKELKEPRGSQKGRNEGIGRGSDGIKGLKRKKIVAENQLKKIPKSPVKKQSQSKKPVSPSSCTSFKKATSSSLFSKNLIDSSPKSTQDSEDDQQETLSETTVKVENKNLTTLEPKVLVHTRGVEQTCVGELVQTKSWSEKTSAKGTTRSRTADPLEVLLKAMEPDFNTLTEKKTCNPIGQLGKSSSIPAAHSEVCVAMPAVNFGSQSQAALMQPYNPDKCQFSNVGSTTVLAALQQSSQQQFIVATDCHHDKPGLQKSYSAGPSLTLTHAPVPSGSNGLPQSQPPVVQTCQSLSATVPNPIQVPVTPGFNSVQLATVVNFGMNQMCDVSGKDQKPKKQGKYVCEYCNRACAKPSVLLKHIRSHTGERPYPCVTCGFSFKTKSNLYKHKKSHAHAIKLGLVSKDSGSGSLSQESDKGLGTHSDVEESGESDEEVSTADLDPDSSQSSLTALSESSLHSSGTIPGSQGEAEQSVVFENLKSFTSQKGCEPKATAALPKVVVYPVNVSPLRADSPRVTDSTPEQATAQRQRDFQTASLRSNITVLSSLKEVDCVSPLQDSISDDEDQQYKSPPGSGHAQLQRQQATDCSQQPQGKCLLSPRSLGSTDSGYFSRSESADQAMSPPSPFVKITPPTESDHMKSPQAVQSPVAATVMHSAPVEKLPVLPGQMRPPFEAKALSLEERISKLISDNEAVVDAKQLDSVKPRRTSLSRRGSIDSPKSYIFKDSFQFDLKPVVRRSSSNSDIPKSPFTPTDKSKPIFLLSVPPQYPTLDCLPITRSNSMPTTPGQSAVLPNATPQPHPLRICHSFDDKISSLNDDVFSSAPPTPNPVVHRTLVRQIAVEDLSTNEGHVLLSVHSMDESHHGPSITQEMRSKSFDHAPERTRKTHQSKGTTYECETCRNRYRKLENFENHKKFYCSELHGPKNKIVSVRDIESEVFVRGNQQPVMSRSAFIPGIVEQPMMIRKRRKMKSVGDDDDQSPTETTPPCSRSFDSCQMSVGFSGNSYTQHTHTSCNPPIVGPIQLIARGTEESRLSPIRESQVSTSNKERTELQRQGSGTSVIRHTNSLSRPNSFETSESIDRSSPVDCVEKETRNSAKSHPEGTMSSTLQSYHEKMSTPKCANQGMDHHDKQASSVTSDSCTHTQSRLVRQNNIQVPEILVTEEPEREHETQLNESTEKPQETFNWPQRSESLSKLPTEKLPPKKKRIRLAQMEHSSGESSFESSLSRSLSRDSSLSRCSSISASFDRDDPPRSESPCRAEAVRKPPDAPVLPVANTLGVPGIMRRAASEQISCTQPSVEVSSDYRSKSFDFSNMSPGRSLSQTASTKATYCAPHPQVPLIERRRGPLVRQMSLKIGTETQQISGKQTVSLQRAPSAVFSVSQHRPINVNKPALVEPFVLQSVEGLLQKNEQMVQSINLGSHTQQPQVHGLPHPWHQTSRVVQCQKLQPVVHVVPGHSDVQKSSDIQNKKTFVPKYQLQFPVLKTGQAYSFTGVQAAQITLPVITIPIANEIKVSKANDGIKKIYVAQSSNPKASVVKPVDSQVDTASQISSGSAAVPQILITHEHTLPTSTVASKVNFPAMPTISSDSKNGTNSQNGQPHESVGIPVKNNSITMNQNQNTQSLVSLQCTQKLASVSLCPQQEPTASSKRMLSPANSLDIAMEKTQKRAKDDHGAACLTEGRSLNYLNSKMSELTRQRKLMLVRQVCTTEPVDSPIETDAPEQLPESTECEKDNQTSVCHTTMPEDNEQEMESRTPTTTVQPMSVPAMHSLGVQSSSGPGNSALKSQEKPEEQRWCPAKSLVRPPTFQGQVKLASSVSVVNTRDSHRLSFPSLKTATTFTWCFLMKRKPLHIQQTDQRISAYSAWAVKPNNPNPLGLPTKVVMSLFDSKQTSKKILYTQAITTSLKSDILTYSGKLKDILPKVLNQPKLPSSENCSKAKPASELSQETDSSKTEPRRVKIFDGGYKSNEEYVYVRGRGRGKYICEECGIRCKKPSMLRKHIRTHSDVRPYHCAQCNFSFKTKGNLTKHMKSKAHSKKCMEMGVAIGIIEDQETEDSGGRAGSADRPDSDGDDSDGPDDEDNDGEEEDEEDSQAESGLSATPSVSASPQHLSSNQADPVPSSLLAQMSISPSPHHEPLTQAPASESQASDIESVAMTSPVSLVRQMSISASCSSPGPSPSSFTSYPGPASESHASDTESVHMMSPVSPCRQMSIDYPDIDVPPSPPMPGKDSKLGQNGSTGFSSQPTGEPNSNVDRSTQTTSDSLQGPLHFPAPGPSHESAAGSPTPLFSYTQESGAGGPTHLFSHTHESGAGGPTHLFSHLPLHSQQPTRSPYSMVPVGGIQLVPAGLAAYSTFVPIQAGPVQLTIPAVSVIHRQASSPLPAPNTPPRPEGSPTQPLVVQDPVSSVLPCFPLGQVAGLQTLGAPQATLQPVGVETLSVVGLANSTQLVPQQSLALNAALGVQVLAASPAPQCSTASPAHIPGLQILNIALPTLIPSLSPLSTLSPLPLVPDKSSVTLPSPVVESTLDTSPSTNPPTASSRAAPPPPPPAVVAVPVTITPSVEVTLPSKVSSSRDDSMLNSATAENVTPAPQPHPSSSTEGGGECARKAPAVGASETRPPRQPITRQSVTDDYNEASSDDEDRLVIAT from the exons ATAAGATTGAGGAGGCACAGAAGGAGCTAAAGGAGCCCAGGGGTTCTCAGAAAG GCAGAAATGAAGGCATTGGCAGAGGTTCTGATGGCATCAAAGGACTAAAGAGGAAAAAGATCGTGGCTGAAAATCAGCTAAAGAAAATACCCAAGTCTCCTGTCAAGAAGCAGTCACAGAGCAAGAAGCCTGTTTCCCCATCCAGCTGTACTTCATTCAAAAAAGCAACATCGTCCTCTTTATTCTCCAAGAATCTCATTGATAGTTCCCCCAAGTCAACCCAAGACTCTGAAGATGATCAGCAGGAGACATTATCAGAGACGACAGTAAAAGTGGAGAACAAGAATTTGACCACCTTAGAGCCAAAGGTTCTTGTCCACACAAGGGGTGTGGAACAGACTTGTGTTGGAGAGTTAGTTCAGACCAAAAGCTGGAGTGAGAAGACCAGTGCCAAAGGCACGACTCGTTCTCGCACGGCTGATCCTCTGGAAGTCCTGCTCAAGGCTATGGAACCAGACTTCAACACGCTGACAGAGAAGAAGACCTGCAATCCAATTGGACAACTTGGGAAATCCTCTTCCATTCCTGCTGCCCATTCAGAGGTTTGTGTGGCTATGCCAGCAGTTAATTTTGGTTCTCAGTCACAGGCTGCTCTGATGCAGCCATATAATCCAGACAAGTGCCAGTTCAGTAATGTTGGATCCACAACAGTCCTGGCAGCCCTGCAGCAGTCTTCCCAGCAACAGTTCATAGTGGCAACTGATTGCCATCATGACAAGCCAGGCCTCCAAAAGAGCTACAGTGCAGGTCCATCTCTTACACTGACTCATGCCCCTGTTCCCTCAGGGTCCAATGGTTTGCCTCAAAGTCAGCCACCTGTAGTGCAGACATGCCAGTCTCTTTCTGCCACTGTCCCTAACCCCATCCAGGTCCCAGTCACACCTGGGTTTAATTCTGTCCAGCTGGCAACTGTCGTCAACTTTGGCATGAATCAAATGTGTGATGTCTCTGGAAAAGATCAGAAACCAAAGAAGCAAGGGAAGTATGTTTGTGAGTATTGTAACAGAGCATGTGCCAAACCAAGTGTTCTGCTGAAGCACATAAGATCTCACACTGGAGAGAGACCCTACCCTTGTGTTACATGTGGTTTCTCATTCAAGACAAAGAGCAACCtctacaaacataaaaagtcTCATGCCCATGCCATCAAATTAGGGCTTGTTTCCAAAGACTCTGGAAGTGGGTCTCTGTCTCAAGAATCTGATAAGGGCCTTGGTACCCATTCAGATGTGGAGGAAAGTGGTGAAAGTGATGAGGAGGTTAGCACAGCTGACTTGGACCCTGATTCTTCACAGAGCAGCCTGACTGCTTTATCTGAGAGCAGTTTGCATAGTTCAGGCACAATTCCAGGCAGCCAAGGGGAGGCAGAGCAATCAGTGGTATTTGAAAATCTGAAATCTTTCACTAGTCAGAAAGGCTGTGAACCCAAAGCTACTGCTGCTCTCCCTAAAGTTGTTGTCTACCCTGTCAATGTTTCACCCTTGCGGGCAGATAGTCCAAGAGTTACAGATTCTACACCAGAGCAAGCGACTGCCCAGAGACAAAGGGACTTCCAAACAGCAAGTCTAAGGTCCAACATAACTGTCTTGTCTTCACTGAAAGAGGTGGACTGTGTGAGTCCCTTACAGGATTCCATAAGTGATGATGAGGATCAGCAATACAAATCTCCACCAGGGAGTGGACACGCACAGCTTCAGAGACAACAAGCAACAGACTGCTCTCAGCAGCCCCAAGGCAAATGCCTGCTTAGCCCAAGAAGTCTGGGAAGCACAGACTCTGGTTACTTTTCTCGATCTGAAAGTGCAGACCAAGCCATGAGCCCTCCAAGCCCTTTTGTCAAGATTACTCCTCCAACAGAAAGTGATCATATGAAAAGTCCACAGGCTGTACAATCCCCTGTAGCGGCAACTGTCATGCATTCAGCACCTGTTGAAAAGCTGCCTGTTCTGCCAGGACAGATGCGTCCTCCATTTGAAGCAAAGGCTCTTTCTCTGGAAGAGCGCATCTCCAAGTTGATATCCGATAATGAAGCTGTTGTTGATGCCAAGCAACTTGATAGTGTCAAACCAAGACGGACGTCACTTTCCCGAAGAGGTAGCATAGATTCCCCCAAATCTTACATATTCAAAGACTCTTTTCAGTTTGATCTAAAACCTGTAGTAAGAAGGTCTAGCTCCAATTCTGACATACCAAAATCTCCCTTCACGCCTACAGATAAATCCAAACCAATATTTCTTCTCTCCGTACCTCCACAATATCCAACTCTAGATTGTTTACCAATTACAAGAAGTAATTCAATGCCTACAACACCTGGCCAATCAGCTGTTCTCCCCAATGCTACCCCTCAGCCCCATCCTTTAAGGATCTGCCATTCATTTGATGACAAAATTAGTTCACTAAATGatgatgtgttttcttcagcccctcccacaccaAATCCGGTTGTACATCGAACTTTAGTCAGACAGATAGCAGTTGAGGATTTATCCACAAATGAGGGTCATGTGCTCCTTTCTGTTCATTCCATGGACGAGAGTCATCATGGACCAAGTATTACTCAAGAGATGCGAAGTAAGTCATTTGATCATGCACCTGAAAGAACTCGAAAGACCCATCAAAGCAAAGGGACAACGTATGAATGTGAGACCTGCCGTAATCGGTATCGAAAATTAGAAAACTTTGAAAATCATAAAAAGTTTTATTGCTCTGAATTGCATGGTCCAAAGAACAAAATTGTGTCAGTCAGAGATATTGAATCTGAAGTGTTTGTACGTGGAAACCAGCAACCAGTTATGAGCAGAAGTGCATTTATTCCAGGCATTGTGGAGCAACCAATGATGATCAGAAAAAGACGGAAAATGAAAAGTGTaggagatgatgatgatcaaTCTCCAACTGAAACTACACCTCCATGTTCAAGAAGTTTTGATTCTTGCCAGATGTCTGTGGGTTTTTCAGGAAATTCATatacccagcacacacacacctcctgtaACCCTCCTATTGTAGGTCCAATTCAGCTTATTGCTAGAGGTACTGAAGAGTCAAGGTTGTCTCCAATACGAGAAAGCCAGGTCAGCACATCTAATAAAGAAAGAACTGAACTGCAGAGACAAGGAAGTGGTACATCAGTCATTCGGCACACTAATTCACTAAGCCGACCAAATTCTTTTGAAACTTCTGAGTCCATAGACCGATCATCTCCTGTTGATTGTGTGGAAAAAGAGACCAGGAACTCAGCAAAAAGCCATCCTGAAGGTACAATGAGCTCAACTTTGCAAAGCTATCATGAAAAAATGTCAACACCCAAATGTGCCAACCAAGGAATGGACCATCATGATAAACAAGCTTCATCAGTCACTAGTGACAGCTGTACACATACTCAGTCAAGGTTAGTTCGCCAAAATAATATTCAAGTCCCTGAAATCCTTGTAACAgaagaaccagagagagagcatgaaacTCAATTGAATGAATCCACAGAGAAACCTCAAGAAACATTTAACTGGCCTCAAAGGAGTGAGAGCTTATCCAAACTTCCAACGGAAAAACTCCCACCTAAGAAGAAGCGAATAAGACTGGCTCAGATGGAACACTCCTCAGGGGAGTCCAGCTTTGAGTCAAGTCTTTCTCGTAGCCTCAGCAGAGACAGTAGCTTGTCAAGGTGCTCCAGTATATCAGCCTCATTTGACAGAGATGATCCACCAAGGTCAGAAAGCCCATGCCGGGCAGAGGCTGTTAGGAAACCACCAGATGCCCCAGTACTCCCTGTAGCAAACACATTAGGAGTCCCAGGAATAATGCGACGAGCTGCCTCAGAGCAAATCAGTTGCACTCAACCATCTGTTGAAGTTTCTAGTGACTATCGTAGCAAATCCTTTGACTTCAGCAACATGTCGCCTGGTAGGTCTTTGTCACAAACAGCATCTACAAAGGCTACATATTGTGCTCCACATCCCCAGGTGCCTCTTATTGAAAGAAGAAGAGGGCCTCTTGTACGCCAAATGTCTTTGAAGATTGGAACAGAGACACAACAAATATCAGGGAAACAAACAGTCTCCCTCCAGAGAGCCCCCTCTGCTGTCTTCTCTGTATCTCAACACAGaccaataaatgtaaataagccTGCACTTGTTGAGCCTtttgtgctgcagtctgtggaGGGACTTTTGCAGAAGAATGAGCAAATGGTTCAAAGTATCAACCTTGGTAGTCATACACAGCAGCCACAAGTACATGGTCTTCCTCACCCGTGGCACCAGACCTCAAGGGTTGTTCAATGTCAGAAGTTACAACCTGTGGTCCATGTTGTACCTGGTCATTCTGATGTGCAGAAGTCCTCTGATATACAAAATAAGAAGACCTTTGTACCTAAGTACCAGCTGCAGTTTCCAGTTTTAAAAACAGGCCAAGCATATTCTTTCACTGGGGTGCAAGCTGCACAAATTACCTTGCCTGTTATTACAATACCAATTGCAAATGAGATCAAAGTATCAAAGGCAAATGATgggataaaaaaaatttatgtaGCTCAATCAAGTAACCCTAAGGCCTCAGTTGTTAAACCTGTTGATTCACAAGTTGACACAGCCTCACAGATTTCATCAGGCAGTGCTGCTGTTCCACAGATCCTTATCACTCATGAACATACACTGCCAACCTCTACAGTGGCTTCTAAGGTAAACTTTCCAGCCATGCCTACAATAAGTAGTGATTCAAAAAATGGAACAAACAGCCAAAATGGCCAACCACATGAGTCTGTTGGCATCCCAGTGAAAAATAATTCTATTACCAtgaaccagaaccagaataCTCAATCACTTGTTTCATTACAGTGCACTCAGAAACTGGCATCAGTAAGTCTTTGCCCACAACAGGAACCCACTGCCTCCAGTAAACGTATGCTTTCCCCTGCCAACAGTCTGGATATTGCCATGGAGAAGACTCAGAAGCGGGCTAAAGATGATCATGGCGCTGCATGCCTGACAGAAGGTCGATCACTCAACTACCTGAACTCAAAGATGTCAGAGTTGACCAGGCAACGTAAGTTAATGCTGGTTCGACAGGTCTGCACCACTGAACCAGTAGACAGTCCAATAGAAACAGATGCCCCTGAACAATTGCCTGAAAGCACAGAATGTGAAAAAGACAATCAGACATCAGTTTGTCACACAACAATGCCTGAAGATAATGAACAAGAAATGGAGAGTAGGACACCTACCACAACAGTACAGCCTATGTCAGTACCTGCTATGCATTCCTTAGGAGTGCAAAGCTCCTCTGGACCTGGAAACAGTGCACTGAAGTCACAGGAAAAGCCTGAGGAGCAGAGATGGTGTCCAGCCAAATCTCTAGTTAGACCTCCCACCTTTCAGGGACAAGTGAAATTAgcttcctctgtgtctgtggtcaATACACGAGACAGCCATCGTCTGTCTTTCCCAAGTCTGAAAACAGCTACAACCTTCACCTGGTGTTTCCTTATGAAACGGAAACCTCTACATATTCAGCAGACAGATCAGAGAATCTCAGCTTATTCTGCCTGGGCCGTCAAGCCTAATAACCCAAATCCACTGGGTCTTCCCACCAAAGTAGTCATGTCTCTGTTTGATTCAAAACAGACCTCCAAGAAAATATTGTATACCCAAGCTATAACGACAAGCTTAAAATCGGACATATTAACCTACTCTGGAAAATTAAAGGATATCTTGCCAAAG GTCTTGAATCAGCCAAAGCTTCCATCATCTGAGAATTGCAGCAAAGCAAAACCAGCCAGTGAGTTAAGCCAGGAGACAGACTCCTCCAAAACCGAGCCTCGGCGGGTGAAGATCTTTGATGGAGG tTACAAATCTAATGAagaatatgtgtatgtgaggggtcgtgggagAGGAAAGTACATCTGTGAGGAGTGTGGGATCCGCTGCAAAAAACCAAGCATGCTCCGCAAACACATCCGCACTCACTCAGATGTCCGTCCCTATCACTGTGCGCAGTGCAATTTCTCCTTCAAAACTAAAG GAAATCTTACAAAGCACATGAAGTCCAAGGCCCATAGTAAGAAGTGCATGGAGATGGGAGTTGCCATTGGCATCATTGAAGACCAGGAGACAGAAGACTCAG GAGGAAGAGCTGGCAGTGCGGATCGACCAGACTCTGATGGTGATGACTCAGATGGACCTGATGATGAGGATAATGAtggggaggaggaagacgaggaggacAGCCAGGCAGAATCGGGACTCTCTGCCacaccctctgtctctgccaGCCCCCAGCACCTCTCCTCCAACCAGGCCGACCCCGTGCCAAGCTCTCTTCTGGCCCAGATGTCCATCAGCCCGAGCCCACACCATGAACCTCTCACTCAAGCTCCAGCCTCAGAGTCCCAGGCATCTGACATTGAGTCAGTGGCTATGACCAGCCCTGTTTCATTGGTCAGACAGATGTCAATCTCTGCTTCTTGCTCTAGTCCCGGCCCCAGTCCATCCTCCTTCACCTCCTACCCCGGCCCTGCCTCAGAATCCCATGCTTCTGACACTGAGTCAGTACACATGATGAGCCCAGTCTCTCCATGCAGGCAGATGTCCATCGACTATCCTGACATTGATGTGCCCCCTAGTCCCCCCATGCCGGGCAAGGACTCCAAGCTCGGCCAG AATGGTTCAACAGGCTTTTCTTCACAGCCCACAGGTGAGCCTAACTCCAATGTCGACCGCAGCACTCAGACCACCTCAGACAGCCTTCAGGGACCTTTGCACTTCCCAGCCCCAGGTCCCTCCCATGAGTCTGCAGCTGgaagccccaccccccttttCAGCTACACCCAAGAATCTGGAGCTGGAGGCCCCACACACCTCTTCAGCCACACCCACGAGTCTGGAGCTGGAGGCCCCACCCACCTTTTCAGCCACCTCCCTCTGCACTCCCAGCAGCCAACCCGCTCTCCGTACAGCATGGTACCTGTCGGTGGCATTCAGCTGGTGCCTGCTGGTTTGGCTGCATATTCCACCTTTGTGCCCATCCAGGCTGGGCCTGTCCAGCTCACCATCCCAGCTGTCAGCGTTATCCACCGACAGGCTAGCAGTCCTCTGCCAGCTCCCAACACCCCGCCACGGCCAGAGGGTTCACCCACGCAGCCCCTGGTGGTGCAGGATCCTGTCAGCAGCGTCCTACCCTGCTTCCCTCTGGGCCAGGTGGCAGGGCTTCAGACTCTTGGGGCTCCCCAGGCCACACTGCAGCCTGTGGGTGTGGAGACACTGAGTGTGGTTGGTCTGGCTAACTCCACTCAGCTTGTGCCTCAGCAAAGCCTGGCACTAAATGCAGCTTTGGGTGTGCAGGTGCTGGCTGCCAGCCCAGCGCCTCAGTGCAGCACAGCCTCCCCGGCTCACATTCCTGGCCTGCAGATCCTCAACATTGCCCTACCTACACTCATTCCTTCCCTCAGCCCTCTCTCTACTCTCAGCCCACTCCCTCTGGTGCCAGACAAGTCCTCAGTTACCCTACCTTCTCCAGTAGTGGAGTCTACCCTCGACACCTCTCCCTCCACTAACCCACCCACAGCCAGCTCGAGAgctgcaccaccaccaccaccaccagctgTAGTGGCAGTTCCAGTCACTATAACGCCCTCGGTGGAAGTGACTTTGCCAAGCAAGGTTAGCTCAAGTAGAGATGACAGCATGTTAAATTCAGCTACAGCAGAAAATGTGACACCAGCACCACAACCGCACCCCTCCTCATCCactgagggtgggggtgagtgtgccCGTAAAGCACCAGCAGTAGGGGCCAGTGAAACAAGACCGCCAAGGCAACCCATCACCAGGCAGTCAGTTACTGATGACTACAATGAAGCCTCCAGTGATGACGAAGATAGACTTGTCATTGCTACCTGA